The Triticum aestivum cultivar Chinese Spring chromosome 7B, IWGSC CS RefSeq v2.1, whole genome shotgun sequence genome window below encodes:
- the LOC123155532 gene encoding disease resistance protein RGA2, protein MAESLLLPLVRGVAGKATDALVQTVTRMCGLDDDRETLERHLLAVECKLANAEEKSQKNAYLKSWMEKLKAVACEADDVLDDFQYEALRREAQIGKSTSCKVLGYITRRSPLLFRFAMSRKLKGVLEKINTLVKEMNKFGLENSVHQQEPQLPWRQTHSKLDESTDIFGRDDDKERVVKLLLDQQDQQKVQVLPIFGMGGLGKTALTKMVYNDQKVQQHFQLKMWHCVSDSFDVIAIVKSMIELAINDMPKEEKEKVTTGNWYLSGNIELLQKKLNEVIGRKRFLLVLDDVWNEEKRMWDDELKPLLCSLGGPGSVIVVTCRSKQVALIMCTVNPHELTFLSEEDSWKLFSNKAFSNGIEYQAELETTGRRIVNKCGGLPLALKTMGGLLSSKRQVQEWKAIEESNIGDNVGGKHEVMPILKLSYKHLSPEMKQCFAICALFQKDYEMQKDMLIQLWMANDFIQEEGTMDLTQKGEFIFDELVWRSFLQDKKVKAISGSRICSDEYETVVCKMHDLMHDLARDINNECAAIEDLFEQKALVNNVCHLQMSEVKLEKICGLFDGKSHVRTLLAPSNIHQDFKLLPHVSLRALQWQSVRISFKAKNAKHLRYLDLSNCDINASLLDSICLLYNLQTLRLNHCKGLRQFPEDMMMSLRKLIHVYLYGCSNLKRMPRNIGQLNNLRTLTRFIVDTRDGCGIEELKDLRHLSNRLELYNLRKIKSVNHAKEANLKQKQNLSELLFCWDFERFDRTKNEACNEEEVFQHLEPHSKIQIFELYGYGGKEIPRWMRYPHMFQCLRKLTISNWTRCKNIPVVWLSPSLEFLCLINMGKLKTLCDNLCIEGGGRSTPLQFFPKLKEMSLEELPSLEGWAENSAGVAIDSSVIFPVLEKLKVSCCPKLASFPLSSPVLKDLKLAGDYLEVECLWDIARLPSNLRTSLETLWIQCSPRLVALPSNLGDLAKLSDLLVNCCPSLKGLPDGMDGLTSLRKLTISHCPAAEELPNGLLQRLPALHELCIRCCPELERRCREGGEYFQHLSPIPRRRGFRTGGESRIIAPKAETSGKKFLRRLLPSCAHSKSD, encoded by the coding sequence ATGGCCGAATCACTGCTTCTCCCTTTGGTGCGCGGTGTGGCCGGCAAGGCCACAGATGCACTCGTCCAGACTGTGACCCGCATGTGTGGCCTCGACGACGACCGTGAAACGCTGGAGCGCCATCTGCTAGCCGTGGAGTGCAAGCTGGCCAACGCGGAGGAAAAGAGCCAGAAAAATGCCTACCTTAAGAGCTGGATGGAGAAGCTCAAGGCCGTTGCCTGCGAGGCCGACGACGTCCTCGACGACTTCCAGTACGAGGCACTGCGTCGTGAAGCCCAGATCGGCAAGTCCACTTCCTGCAAGGTACTCGGCTACATCACGCGCCGCAGCCCGCTGCTCTTCCGTTTTGCCATGAGCAGGAAGCTCAAGGGAGTCCTTGAGAAGATCAATACGTTAGTCAAGGAGATGAACAAGTTTGGCCTTGAGAATTCTGTCCATCAGCAGGAGCCCCAACTTCCTTGGCGGCAGACTCACTCCAAACTGGATGAGTCTACCGACATCTTTGGAAGAGATGATGACAAGGAGAGGGTAGTGAAGCTGCTGCTAGACCAGCAAGATCAGCAGAAGGTTCAGGTGCTGCCCATCTTTGGTATGGGAGGTCTTGGCAAGACGGCACTTACTAAGATGGTGTACAACGACCAAAAGGTCCAGCAGCATTTCCAGTTGAAGATGTGGCACTGCGTTTCAGACAGTTTTGATGTTATTGCTATTGTCAAATCGATGATTGAATTGGCTATAAATGATATgccaaaagaagaaaaagaaaaggttaCAACCGGGAATTGGTACCTGTCTGGCAACATCGAGCTGTTGCAGAAGAAACTTAATGAAGTCATTGGCCGGAAAAGATTTTTACTTGTTCTTGATGATGTATGGAACGAAGAGAAGAGGATGTGGGATGATGAATTGAAGCCACTGTTGTGTTCTCTTGGTGGCCCAGGAAGTGTTATAGTGGTCACATGTCGAAGCAAGCAAGTGGCCTTAATAATGTGCACAGTTAATCCCCATGAGCTAACATTTCTGAGTGAAGAAGATTCATGGAAATTGTTTTCGAACAAGGCATTTAGCAATGGCATAGAGTACCAAGCAGAGTTAGAAACCACCGGAAGACGTATTGTGAATAAATGTGGGGGTTTGCCTCTTGCTCTGAAGACAATGGGTGGATTGCTGAGCTCAAAGAGACAAGTACAGGAATGGAAGGCCATTGAAGAAAGTAACATTGGGGATAATGTTGGAGGCAAACATGAGGTCATGCCCATACTAAAGTTAAGCTACAAACACCtatcacctgaaatgaagcaatgtTTTGCAATTTGTGCACTTTTCCAGAAGGATTATGAGATGCAGAAGGATATGCTGATCCAACTATGGATGGCAAATGACTTTATTCAAGAAGAGGGAACAATGGATTTAACACAGAAAGGAGAATTCATTTTTGATGAGTTGGTTTGGAGGTCCTTCCTCCAGGATAAGAAAGTGAAAGCTATATCTGGTTCGCGTATTTGTAGCGATGAATATGAGACAGTAGTATGTAAAATGCATGACTTAATGCACGACTTAGCTAGAGATATTAACAATGAATGTGCCGCCATAGAAGATTTGTTTGAACAGAAGGCATTGGTAAACAATGTCTGTCACCTGCAAATGTCAGAGGTTAAATTGGAAAAGATCTGTGGATTGTTTGATGGCAAATCTCATGTCCGAACTTTGTTAGCTCCCTCAAATATACACCAGGATTTTAAGCTGCTGCCACATGTATCATTACGAGCATTGCAGTGGCAGAGTGTGCGCATCAGTTTCAAGGCAAAGAATGCAAAACATTTACGGTATCTTGACCTCTCCAATTGTGACATCAATGCTAGTTTGCTAGATTCCATATGTCTGTTGTATAACCTGCAAACTTTGAGGCTCAATCACTGCAAGGGACTACGGCAATTTCCAGAAGACATGATGATGAGCCTGAGAAAGCTCATACATGTTTATCTTTATGGATGTTCTAATCTGAAGCGGATGCCTCGAAACATTGGTCAGCTGAACAACCTTCGCACACTAACAAGATTTATTGTGGATACGAGAGATGGTTGTGGTATTGAGGAGCTCAAAGACCTGCGACACCTTAGCAACAGGTTGGAACTGTACAACTTGAGAAAAATAAAGAGTGTAAATCATGCAAAAGAAGCCAATCTCAAGCAGAAGCAAAATCTGAGTGAGTTGTTGTTCTGTTGGGACTTTGAAAGATTTGACAGGACCAAAAATGAGGCATGTAATGAGGAAGAAGTGTTCCAGCATCTAGAACCTCATAGCAAGATCCAAATTTTTGAGTTGTACGGATATGGTGGCAAAGAAATACCACGATGGATGAGATACCCTCATATGTTTCAGTGCTTAAGAAAACTCACAATTTCCAACTGGACAAGGTGTAAGAATATACCTGTAGTATGGCTCTCACCCTCACTGGAATTCTTATGCTTGATCAACATGGGTAAGCTGAAGACATTATGTGATAATCTTTGCATAGAAGGTGGAGGACGCAGTACCCCTCTACAATTTTTCCCAAAGTTGAAGGAGATGAGCTTGGAAGAGCTACCTAGTCTAGAGGGATGGGCAGAAAACAGTGCGGGTGTGGCCATTGATAGCTCAGTTATATTCCCGGTGCTTGAGAAGCTAAAAGTTAGCTGCTGCCCTAAGCTTGCAAGTTTTCCACTGAGCAGCCCCGTTCTCAAAGACCTGAAGTTAGCGGGAGATTACTTGGAGGTGGAGTGTTTATGGGATATTGCAAGGTTGCCTTCGAACCTTCGAACATCCCTTGAAACTTTGTGGATTCAATGCTCCCCACGTTTGGTGGCGCTGCCTTCGAACCTTGGAGATCTGGCAAAGCTGAGCGACCTACTGGTGAATTGCTGCCCGAGCCTGAAAGGGTTGCCTGACGGGATGGATGGCCTCACTTCTCTTCGGAAATTGACGATCTCTCATTGTCCAGCGGCGGAGGAATTGCCGAATGGTCTCCTTCAGCGGTTGCCAGCCCTTCACGAACTGTGCATAAGGTGCTGCCCCGAGTTGGAAAGACGATGCAGAGAAGGCGGGGAGTATTTCCAGCACTTGTCTCCTATCCCACGTAGAAGAGGATTCAGAACTGGAGGAGAATCCAGAATTATAGCACCAAAAGCAGAAACCAGCGGAAAGAAGTTTCTAAGAAGGCTCCTCCCCTCCTGTGCTCACTCCAAGTCTGACTGA